AACCTTCGGGAAAATAACATTGGAATGAGATTAGATCACTTCTTCGCCACTGACAATCTCAGATATAACATTAAATCAGCCTACACCCGTCCTGAAATCATTGGATCAGACCATTGTCCCATAGGAGTTGAAATTCAACTCTAATATCTAATGCAAAATAAAATCAAATGTTCCAATATGTCTCCCATAGTACCCAACATCCATGATATTGACGCATTACTAGAATACTTACCCTACTTCCAGGACCAGAATAACCAATCCTATCAGGTAATTAACAAACCACCCCAGTTTCCGTACCTAAGCTATTCAGAAACTGTGGGTAAGTTTCATCATGACCTATATCACCTGAACATGATTATTGATTTTGATTGGACCCAGTGGATTGGAGAGGGGAAAAAATACATTGATAACCGTGAATTACTGGCCACCGCGGATATTACTGTATTGCAGAAGTTATTCACTTCCATCGTAAGGGCTGAAAGATTCAGCGAGGGATTGCTGGGAGATATGATTGATAATGGAATTATCCTGGATCTTCTGGTGAGGTTGAAGGGTATCCGGGGAGAAATTGAAGACCGATTCCACGGTGCTATTATTGGTTTGGCAGTGGGGGATGCTATGGGTGTTCCCCTGGAGTTCACTGATCCAGGGACCTTCCAGCCAGTAAAGGATATGATCGGTGGAGGACCCTTCAATCTGGACCCGGGCATGTGGACTGATGATACCTCCATGGCCCTTTGCCTGGCCGAAAGCCTCATCAAGACCAGGGATTTTGACCCGGTTGATCAGATGCAACGATACCTGTGCTGGTACCAGGAGGGACACCTC
This DNA window, taken from Methanobacterium subterraneum, encodes the following:
- a CDS encoding ADP-ribosylglycohydrolase family protein, yielding MSPIVPNIHDIDALLEYLPYFQDQNNQSYQVINKPPQFPYLSYSETVGKFHHDLYHLNMIIDFDWTQWIGEGKKYIDNRELLATADITVLQKLFTSIVRAERFSEGLLGDMIDNGIILDLLVRLKGIRGEIEDRFHGAIIGLAVGDAMGVPLEFTDPGTFQPVKDMIGGGPFNLDPGMWTDDTSMALCLAESLIKTRDFDPVDQMQRYLCWYQEGHLSVTNECFDIGNTTLQALMKFAETGEPYSGPDHEYSAGNGSLMRLAPVPLFYMSQPLKALEMSGKSSRTTHNHPLAVDACRYMGGLIHGALMGKSKDEILSSHYSPVPGYWDEKPLLKEINEVASGSFKCKEPPEIRGRGFVVKSLEAALWAFHKSDTFEEGCLLAVNLGEDADTTGAIYSQLAGAYYGKSGIPKKWINSLKKLDLIEFIIDRLFKI